A single region of the Hippoglossus hippoglossus isolate fHipHip1 chromosome 17, fHipHip1.pri, whole genome shotgun sequence genome encodes:
- the itm2cb gene encoding integral membrane protein 2Cb isoform X2, producing the protein MVKITFQTVAAQKPDKETDGDKIIVPLAHEQLVLPVRSKKPFPTGLCCLTFGLVVFMSGLVLASVYVYRYYFIPQIPEDSLFHCRVVYEDSVYAPLRGRQELEENVGIYLDDNYEQISVPVPHFGGSDPADIIHDFQRGLTAYHDIALDKCYITELNTTLVMPPRNLWELLVNMKRGTYLPQTYIIQEEMVVTGRVRSMRQLGPFIHRLCYGKETYRLKRRNQHRRIERREAKNCHSIRHFENTFVVETVICSRF; encoded by the exons ATGGTGAAGATCACTTTCCAGACAGTGGCGGCGCAGAAGCCCGACAAAGAGACGGACGGAGACAAGATCATTGTGCCTCTGGCTCAC gagcaGCTGGTTCTTCCTGTCAGGTCCAAGAAGCCGTTTCCGACTGGCCTATGCTGCCTCACCTTCGGCCTGGTGGTTTTCATGTCAGGACTGGTGCTGGCCTCCGTCTACGTCTATCGCTACTACTTCATACCTCAG ATCCCAGAGGACAGCTTGTTCCACTGTCGGGTGGTCTACGAGGATTCGGTGTACGCTCCTCTGAGGGGCCGACAAGAGCTCGAGGAGAACGTCGGCATCTACCTTGACGACAACTATGAACAGATCAGCGTACCCGTGCCACACTTTGGAGGCAGCGATCCCGCTGATATCATCCATGATTTTCAGAGG GGCCTCACAGCTTATCACGACATTGCTTTGGACAAATGCTACATCACCGAGCTGAACACGACCTTGGTGATGCCTCCACGTAATCTGTGGGAGCTGCTTGTCAACATGAAG AGGGGGACGTACCTTCCTCAGACTTACATCATCCAGGAGGAGATGGTGGTGACGGGGAGGGTGAGGAGCATGAGGCAGCTGGGCCCCTTCATCCACAGACTCTGCTACGGCAAAGAAACCTACCGCCTCAAACGCCGCAACCAGCACCGAC GTATCGAGAGGCGCGAAGCAAAGAATTGCCACAGCATCCGTCACTTTGAGAATACGTTTGTGGTCGAGACAGTCATCTGCAGCAGGTTCTAA
- the itm2cb gene encoding integral membrane protein 2Cb isoform X1, translating into MVKITFQTVAAQKPDKETDGDKIIVPLAHEQLVLPVRSKKPFPTGLCCLTFGLVVFMSGLVLASVYVYRYYFIPQQIPEDSLFHCRVVYEDSVYAPLRGRQELEENVGIYLDDNYEQISVPVPHFGGSDPADIIHDFQRGLTAYHDIALDKCYITELNTTLVMPPRNLWELLVNMKRGTYLPQTYIIQEEMVVTGRVRSMRQLGPFIHRLCYGKETYRLKRRNQHRRIERREAKNCHSIRHFENTFVVETVICSRF; encoded by the exons ATGGTGAAGATCACTTTCCAGACAGTGGCGGCGCAGAAGCCCGACAAAGAGACGGACGGAGACAAGATCATTGTGCCTCTGGCTCAC gagcaGCTGGTTCTTCCTGTCAGGTCCAAGAAGCCGTTTCCGACTGGCCTATGCTGCCTCACCTTCGGCCTGGTGGTTTTCATGTCAGGACTGGTGCTGGCCTCCGTCTACGTCTATCGCTACTACTTCATACCTCAG CAGATCCCAGAGGACAGCTTGTTCCACTGTCGGGTGGTCTACGAGGATTCGGTGTACGCTCCTCTGAGGGGCCGACAAGAGCTCGAGGAGAACGTCGGCATCTACCTTGACGACAACTATGAACAGATCAGCGTACCCGTGCCACACTTTGGAGGCAGCGATCCCGCTGATATCATCCATGATTTTCAGAGG GGCCTCACAGCTTATCACGACATTGCTTTGGACAAATGCTACATCACCGAGCTGAACACGACCTTGGTGATGCCTCCACGTAATCTGTGGGAGCTGCTTGTCAACATGAAG AGGGGGACGTACCTTCCTCAGACTTACATCATCCAGGAGGAGATGGTGGTGACGGGGAGGGTGAGGAGCATGAGGCAGCTGGGCCCCTTCATCCACAGACTCTGCTACGGCAAAGAAACCTACCGCCTCAAACGCCGCAACCAGCACCGAC GTATCGAGAGGCGCGAAGCAAAGAATTGCCACAGCATCCGTCACTTTGAGAATACGTTTGTGGTCGAGACAGTCATCTGCAGCAGGTTCTAA
- the hes6 gene encoding transcription cofactor HES-6: MAPVRSNAHGDDCGRSDRKMRKPLVEKKRRARINESLQELRVLVAETDLQSKMENAEVLEMTVKRVENILKNRALEMDAVNREACERFAAGYIQCMQDVHAFVSGCPGIDQAEAAELLNHLLESMPLNDEDQLRLMLPNGGLADCPAGSNSTWSLSESCLVSPAPSTTSTDDLCSDLDDTDSEQSLVSSSEEADGQDVSLTYSKSVWRPW, from the exons ATGGCCCCCGTCCGCAGCAACGCACACGGTGATGACTGCGGCAGGTCCGACAGGAAG ATGAGGAAGCCCCtggtggagaagaagaggagagctCGCATCAATGAAAGTTTGCAGGAACTCCGAGTTCTCGTCGCGGAAACAGAC TTGCAATCAAAGATGGAGAACGCGGAGGTGCTGGAGATGACAGTGAAGCGAGTGGAGAACATCCTGAAGAACAGGGCTCTAG AGATGGATGCAGTGAACCGGGAGGCCTGCGAGCGGTTTGCGGCGGGCTACATCCAGTGTATGCAGGATGTGCACGCCTTCGTGTCCGGCTGCCCCGGGATCGACCAGGCGGAGGCCGCGGAGCTGCTGAACCACCTCCTGGAGAGCATGCCCCTGAACGATGAGGACCAGCTCCGGTTGATGCTGCCCAACGGCGGCCTGGCGGACTGCCCCGCCGGCAGCAACAGCACTTGGTCCCTGTCTGAGAGCTGTCTGGTGTCTCCGGCTCCGTCCACCACCTCCACCGATGACCTCTGCTCCGACCTGGATGACACAGACTCCGAGCAAAGCCTTGTCTCTTCGTCAGAGGAGGCTGACGGCCAGGACGTGTCTTTAACTTACTCCAAGTCAGTGTGGAGACCCTGGTAG